A window from Cryptomeria japonica chromosome 1, Sugi_1.0, whole genome shotgun sequence encodes these proteins:
- the LOC131026745 gene encoding cytochrome b561 domain-containing protein At2g30890: MGALQCFFTFIGASLVLSVTALDKSVQYTDYDRHFVVKKSLTYEKAHGFLLWASMGFLMPIAIIVIRMSRAAKQQGSARKLEVLFYIHVGLQSLAFILATAGAIISLVKFNNKFYFTHRRLGLGLYIIVWLQPIVGFLRPQRGMQGRCLWYFVHWILGTGGVILGIVNTYIGFRAYELMSLTSLRTLNILFSIEVSVIGAFYLIQDRWDYLIQQGALKAMPVTPAVVYSQQEQQTPISSSESNVTSVDCGSILKGVDILK; this comes from the exons ATGGGGGCACTGCAATGTTTCTTCACTTTCATAGGTGCAAGTCTTGTTCTAAGCGTAACAGCTCTGGATAAGTCAGTTCAGTATACAGATTATGACAGGCATTTCGTTGTAAAG AAATCACTGACATATGAGAAGGCACATGGATTCCTCCTGTGGGCATCAATGGGATTTCTAATGCCTATAGCCATAATAGTGATTCGGATGTCCAGGGCTGCCAAACAGCAGGGCTCTGCAAGAAAACTTGAAGTTCTATTCTATATCCATGTTGGTCTACAG AGCTTAGCATTCATTCTAGCAACGGCTGGTGCAATTATATCTCTGGTTAAATTCAATAACAAGTTCTACTTCACCCATCGAAGGTTGGGCCTCGGCCTGTACATAATTGTCTGGCTTCAACCTATTGTGGGTTTCCTGAGACCTCAAAG GGGCATGCAAGGGAGATGTCTATGGTACTTTGTACACTGGATATTAGGAACTGGAGGAGTTATACTGGGAATTGTGAATACTTATATTGGGTTTCGTGCATACGAACTCATGAGTTTAACAAGCTTAAGGACACTCAACATTCTGTTTTCCATTGAGGTATCTGTGATAGGGGCATTTTATTTGATACAAGACAGATGGGATTATCTTATTCAACAAGGAGCTCTGAAAGCCATGCCTGTAACACCTGCTGTAGTGTATTCTCAACAAGAGCAACAAACCCCAATTTCATCCTCCGAGAGCAATGTTACTTCAGTAGACTGTGGGAGCATTTTAAAAGGGGTTGACATTCTGAAATAG